The DNA window TCATTCCTCCTAAAGAAGTACAGAAAGATTACCCCAAGAAAGATTTTGATTGGAGATCACCGTTGGATTGATGATGAGATGATGGTGATGATCTTGATCAAGATTAGTTGATAACAAAGGGATTTGATTATATGTTTTGATCCATGCCTTGTGTGAACAGTTGAATATTTTTGTCTCTTCATATACAAAGTGTAGATACAGTTATTTTCATACATGCTTATGTacatctttgttttttttcaagaaTTATTTAAGAGtttgtttgataactatttttgTTCACTATAGAAAGTAGTAGATGGTCTATTTCCTTCAACGTTTCGATAAAATGCTTGCTCCACAAATCTCGACAACATTGACGTCAGCATTTGTTTACGCTCAACAAACTCACTAGGAAGCTATCGGAAGCAAATTCTAACAAAGTACCAAATATCAACGTCGTAGGtgaaaactaaaacaaacaatctcaaattGACACAAGAGATTTACGTGGTTCAGCGTAAAGCCTACTCCTCGGGCGAAGCACGgcgaggaatttcactaaacaaacggagattacaaaaaagtgtttaaactctcacaacccaaatcccacaaattacaaaccctaaaccaaacaagTAGAGAACTCAAACCTAACggagaagattctcccaaattgctctctaactcacaaattgactcttaccaaattgtcacacgaatgagccacactaaatacactaaccctaaggtcctatttatagtgcataggacttaggttacaataTGAATCATAATAGGAAATAAATctaaatcctaatcaaataggtaattaacaaaatctctccaccaaggaaactaactaagaagttaaaaccaaacccaaataggacaccaaaaccaaataggtaacacaaacctaatttattgcatcatcctaattttgagccaaaAACCCAACACATTGACGTTAGCATTTGTTTACGCTCAACAAACTCACTTGGAAGCTATCGGCGTctattaacaattttttttttttttttgtgatgctAAAAGTTGTTtatgttgaaaaataaaaacacgtTTCGATAATTTTACCTTGGAACTCTAGATATTAGAATTCTAGATCTGTTCGTTGCTTAAGAAGAATTGAACTCAAGACCTTAAATATACGAGTAGATGTTTAGATGTAGGAAACAATTGGTTTATTTAATGAACACTACTTGACTATTACTACGAATATGCAAATCACCGTTTAATGTATATGCAGAAAATCACCGTTTGATGTATATGTAATTAACTGGAAAAGCTTTTGTACGGGTAGATATAGCACAAGCTTTGAAAGTTTGCGAGTGAAAAATGGGACTGGTCCGTTATAGCCGTTGGGCTTCGCGcctcaaaacattgaattcccaATACAAGCCTTTCCTCTCCGCCACCTCCTTCTTTTCCTCCGGCACCACAGCCGGGAATGAGAACCCAGGTCGACCCGGACCGCCTCCGATTCAAGTCGCGCTCACAGAGTCATCCGGGCGCGGCGTCTTCGCCACCCGGAAAATCGAGAACGGCGAGCTCATACACACAGCCAAGCCCGTCCTGTCTCACCCTTCCCTCTCCACCGTCCACCGGGTCTGTTATTTTTGCCTCAGAAAGCTCAGAAACACGGACACCTCCCAACCACAACGTGTTTCGTTTTGCAGCGACGATTGCAAAAAGCAAGCTAAGGTTGGCAGTTCGAATTTTGGGTTATGAGCACCCAGTGTTCGAGCTTTTGTCTCTGAAAGAACTTGCTTAATTTGGGTTGTATTGCtgttttttttagggtttttatgaTGTTGAGATGAGAGCAGATTGGTCAGTTTATGATGACTATTGCAGGTATGCTTGTTTTGCAGACAATGGAACAATATAGTTTATACTACAGAAGTTACTCATGCTACACACTGTATTTGCAGAATTTTGTTATTTCTTTATCATGTATGTATTGTAGGAAAACCATCAAGATTTCATCTTAAAGCGGTTTGTGATCTAACGGAAGTCATTAGAGAGTTTCCTTGCTTCTTTCCGGTGTCATTGGTTCTTAAGTCGACATTTTTGCCCCATTAACAGGGCTTGACAAAAACAAGAACAGCAACTGCTAGTACAAATACTTTTTTAGTTGATGAGCGTCAAtattatctttgttttaagtatttcaCATGAAAGGGAAATAACAATTTTGCACaaatttgttttatatatttagttATGCTGGGTTTTTACACCTGGTCTGACAAGTCAGAAATGCTTCTAGCTACGTATTAATTTGGTTACTTGTAATTGTCTCTTACTAAAGGTCCCATGGTTTGAAATACCCACTTCTTGTAAAGCGGTTGGCTTGTATGGTCGTGTCGGGAGCTGCACCTGCCAATCTTCTTGACATACTCCAACCTGCTAGCTTATTCGCAGAGATGATTTCAGAGGTCAGTACATTGGCTTTATTCTATGTTGATGACGCTAGAGTTTGAACGTTGAAATGGTATCAtgactttattttctttatatacGTTCCACCAAGTAGAAGGAGCTTCGAATTCTATTCCCGCTTCCCTAGTGCACAAAATTCACTTACTTGTACCTGGCGTGTTTGTCATGCTTTCAGAACAATTATAGCCCTTATGTCTTTCCCCTTAAAAGTAATTTTCTTGGGTTCTTTGTCTTAAGAAGAGTATCAAATATGTTAAAAATTAGGGACGCATAGCTTATTCTGGTTCCTTCTTCGGGTGGCTGAAAAGCTTGAAAACTTGACAGTTTGTATTTCTTTTGATCATCAAAGTTCCCTGCCTTTTCTCTTTCTTGCTACAACTTTGTAGTAGGCATTACCAGAATaaattagggaactttaacgaaaagcacccggtactgttcactttaacgaaaaaccacatttttacactaaaaagtcaatcatggtactattcactttaccctttattttgtccttatcattaaaactcaaagttttcaagcccttttcattagttttcctaataaatTAATGATTATTTATGCATCAAGGTGACAATTTTCAGATGGAAGCGGGGTTTGGCTTGCTAAGGAGTACCTTCAGAAACTCAAATATCACGGATGAACAGATGTCATGTATCCTTCAACTGACtgaaaattaatatttatttcCATCTTAGTTTTCAGATCATGTGTACTTGGCATCAGCATTTGGGAGAATAATTTTCTTTGACATTAGAAGTTTTAACTAAGCAATGGTATATTGGCATACTGGCACGCATTCGCATTAATGCATTTCGAATTGAGTTGGTTGGGGGACTGTATGATGATCTCCTGTCATCAGCAGCAGCATCTATAGATGCTGAAGCTGCTGTTGGGAATGCTGTTTATATCCTTCCATCGTTCTATAATCATGATTGTGGTAAGCTCTTCTTGTCTTCTGCTTCTGCACTATTTTGGTAAAACTTTTCTCCCtcctttattttaattatttgaaattgCAATTTTTCTCGGGAGAGGAAATATGGAAATTAAGAACTATACCATAAGTGTTTTGGGCATATTCTGCTTAGGCTTAGCACATGGAGTTATCACAAAAGTAATGAAAGTTCTAGGTCCAGTTAGTATCTTCCAGATGTTAATCTAATTTAGTCAAGATGTTaaatgaaatttaatttaacatgATATAAGACATTGAATAAAGTAGTTCGCACGGTAGGAGAAGCTGATAATTGTGCATATGTTCCCGTAGACACCTGTACGGCTCTATCATCCACCTCGTGTCTGCTTTGAGAAATTTGAATCAGCTGACATTTGTTTTTTTACTTCAGATCCAAATGCCCACATTATATGGATAGAGAACACAGATGCAAGATTGAAGGCCCTACGCGATGTGGACGCAGGTATGTGTATTGTGCAATAGTTTCTCTTTTGATAATGCTAAAGAACTACTTGCATTAATAGAAAACCAAATGCTAAAGAACTACTTGTAACAAATGAGCCGAGACTCTTTGATCCGGAGGTCGTAAGGGGGATCATGGGCCAGCTAGGTACTGGGAGTTGTCTAGTTGTTTGTTGATCAAGTCCCTTTGTTAGAAGGATTGATTTGGATAAAGATGAATCCTTAAACCCCCAGGAGTGTTAAAGCTAAAGGCACTAAGGAACACGGAAAGAATCTAGCTCGTTGTGGAGATGTGTTCAAAGTCCTAATTAAAGTAGGATTGGCCGAGTCTTAGTTAGATCAGGATGAGGAGTCCTAGTCCAGGTAAGGTTTTAACTCGGCCGGAAGTAGGTTCgctactataaatacagaggATGAACACACATTCAagtccctccaattcaacacacaaactgccctgcgcaaaccctcgctctacaCGAAACctttcaacaaccttgagatttttattttctttttcaccaacacatcttcagtttggataaacaacaatgtgaaggcaaccagtgaacatcttcagtttagataaacagcactgttgccgtagaatcagccgaccgcgaaacaccttcaatttggataaacagcactgcgtcaaggccgactggttatttatccaagtctcggtcgagaagggttttcgaatccttattggtagaggtcatctcacgagccttctcgacgaagtgaCGTGTTACGAATCACTAGACTCGGCGCATTGAACGCCGAgtggttttatgattggatactcacaagttaggtttagagttcggcattctaacGGCTGAACCACATTTACGATTAAGACGTACATTTGCTTTGAATATTTGTGTCCATATAGTCTGGTGTTGATTCggcatgcttatactcttacgaatataatcaccgtgaccaAATCTGACactgacgatttgtgaacttcgtagaactagcagccttgtctttaggctctagaacccaaaggccgagacgtgttctttCCTCGACCGCaatcgcaagatcgagaagtcagcaaCGCATCcgacgcaacatcaacatattttactcctcgaccgagctcggctgacgagttggcatgcctgcatacaaccgaaggacgtagttagctcattagttactcggcctacgcgccacgtaggcttggtagtttttagggtcaacaatattGTATAGTTGTAAGTTGTAGCCGTTCTCAAtgaaataatgtaaaaacaattCTATTCTCCACAAACCAAGTTCTCTCTTCTTTCTATAGGTCCAAGGGCACCAGTCTTTTCATAATTAGTCTTTACATCCCCACATTCATTATCTTCATCATATGCAATACCTGTTCCGCTATCTTAAATTCTTAATGTTATCAATGTTGGCTATTAATTTAGGGTCCCGTCTTTTGGTGAATAGTGTTTGCATCTGGCAGACACTTGTTAATAAAATACCTCTCCCCGTCCCACAATCTTAATGCTAACAGCATATGCATGTAATGCTAAGAGTCAAGCCAATGGAAAGTAATGTATCGAAGCTGTTGCTTCAAAAACACTTCTTTTGTGATAACCATATAACATTGGAAATTGATTGAGCTACACGGGAAGTGTAGTCTATTAGCGTACCATATATGAGTTTGGGGCTAGGTAGATATGGTAAAGACGTGCTTATGCAAAATACTACACGGGGTCAGTAAAAAGTAAGTTATTGGGTGTTTTGCGTTTTCAGGTGAAGAGCTCCGGATCTGCTACATCGATGCAAGCATGGATCATGATGCCCGGCAGAGTATACTGTCCCAGGGGTTTGGTTTTCAGTGCAGTTGCCTTCGGTGTCTGTCCGGTGATTAATGGTATTTCTTTCGTATAAAAGCTGGGTATCATTTTcgtttttttggtgaatttagTCATTTTCGCCAAACGTCCAACTGAACATTTTACAGTATGAGTCAGCTGCAACAtgaatttttgttaattaaggtATGTCTAAATTTTAGGTCATTTGTTTATGTTTGATAAATGATTATTTCCATTATATACAAGCGACACGAAGGTACTATAATCTAGTTATTGCTTGTAAAACTAAAATTTCGTTGACTCGTGGAGAACCTTAatgataaattaaatttttttgtaaaattccGCTAATATGAACAAACGTATGATTAATTCGCTTCAAGATGGTTTGTTGATTGGgttcatattttgtttttggtttcaaAGCCATATTTTTGGGCCAACCTTTTTATAACCCCCCATGTTGGATGCCCTGAAAAATTTAATGGTCTAATAAGTTTGGGATGCAATGGCAACATGATAATTAatagggcaaaagactgtttactaccctcatgtttcgtggttttcaacatttagtacattaattttttttcatcacagagtcatacctaaaatgttaattttgagacagtttcatacatccgttagtcaaactgttagttctcccgttaagtgatgacgtggcgcccatgtggacaatgactgggcgccatgtgtcattgaaaattattaaaataattaattaaattaaaaaaaaaaaaccgaactcgaggaagaagaaggaagaagaacccagaagaaggaggaagaagaagaagaacccgAAGAGAAAGAAATGACCCGATTTCCACCTccatctcctccttcttcttcttcctcctcttcgctATTGATTCCGATCAACaaatccctaaccctaattccTGGCCTCCCAAACGACGTCGTTGCACTGATCCTCTCTTTCATCCCCTTCTCCCACCAGGCCCGTCTTCGACCCACCTGCAAATGATGGAGGCTCTTCCTCTCCTCCAAAACCCTAATCGCCCTCCGCCAGACCTACCACCGCAGCAACCTCTCCCACCTCCTCTGCATCTTCCCCCAGGACCCCTCCATTGCCGCCCCTTACCTCTTCAATCCTCGAACCCTAACCTGGTGCCCCTTCCCACCCATGCCCTGCAATCCCCACGTTTACGACCTCTGCAACTTCACCTCCCTCTCAATTGGGCCCCATCTCTACGTCATCGGCGACTCGCTCTTCGACACTCGTTCGTTTCCGATCGACCGCCCCTCGTCGTCCTTCACGGTCTTCCGATTTGACTTCAGCACTTCCTCGTGGGACTTCCTTGCTCCAATGCTCACCTCGCGCGGAAGCTTCGCCTGCGCCGCGGTTCCAAATTCGGGAGGGATTCTCGTCGCTGGCGACGGATCTGCCACACTCTGTTCAGCGCGGCTGGAAGCCGAATGAGCTTAGTCGAGTGGTATGACATTGGTAGAAATGAATGGGTTG is part of the Malus domestica chromosome 12, GDT2T_hap1 genome and encodes:
- the LOC103429416 gene encoding histone-lysine N-methyltransferase ATXR4 isoform X1; this encodes MGLVRYSRWASRLKTLNSQYKPFLSATSFFSSGTTAGNENPGRPGPPPIQVALTESSGRGVFATRKIENGELIHTAKPVLSHPSLSTVHRVCYFCLRKLRNTDTSQPQRVSFCSDDCKKQAKGFYDVEMRADWSVYDDYCRSHGLKYPLLVKRLACMVVSGAAPANLLDILQPASLFAEMISEMEAGFGLLRSTFRNSNITDEQMSFLTKQWYIGILARIRINAFRIELVGGLYDDLLSSAAASIDAEAAVGNAVYILPSFYNHDCDPNAHIIWIENTDARLKALRDVDAELAALSLGSRTQRPRRVLSSTAIARSRSQQRIRRNINIFYSSTELG
- the LOC103429416 gene encoding histone-lysine N-methyltransferase ATXR4 isoform X2, with the protein product MGLVRYSRWASRLKTLNSQYKPFLSATSFFSSGTTAGNENPGRPGPPPIQVALTESSGRGVFATRKIENGELIHTAKPVLSHPSLSTVHRVCYFCLRKLRNTDTSQPQRVSFCSDDCKKQAKGFYDVEMRADWSVYDDYCRSHGLKYPLLVKRLACMVVSGAAPANLLDILQPASLFAEMISEMEAGFGLLRSTFRNSNITDEQMSFLTKQWYIGILARIRINAFRIELVGGLYDDLLSSAAASIDAEAAVGNAVYILPSFYNHDCDPNAHIIWIENTDARLKALRDVDAGEELRICYIDASMDHDARQSILSQGFGFQCSCLRCLSGD